From the Natrarchaeobaculum aegyptiacum genome, one window contains:
- a CDS encoding CatB-related O-acetyltransferase: protein MTLETVVDRSLSLLGYPAAACTLADRLLPSEHLELDVAPSARIATGCLCRGSIDLAPRTRLSRGCILNGDVSVGRRTNLEPKCELIGDVSIGRYCAIARECTFQEPNHETQRPSLQNKLYADVLDSELESTTKGPITVGNDVWIGARATVLSGVTIGDGAIVGAGAIVTDDVEPYAVVAGVPAERVSWRFPEPVREKLLELEWWNWDERTIRANRDFFERDLTGPEDVPTVDEGRVTEPPTRDLEGRSPPLQE, encoded by the coding sequence GTGACGCTCGAGACCGTAGTGGACCGGTCGCTGTCGCTGCTGGGCTATCCGGCGGCTGCGTGTACTCTCGCCGATCGACTCCTGCCGTCCGAGCACCTCGAGTTAGACGTCGCGCCGTCGGCCCGGATCGCCACGGGTTGTCTGTGCCGCGGATCGATCGACCTCGCCCCCCGGACGCGGCTGAGTCGAGGCTGTATCCTGAACGGCGACGTCAGCGTCGGCCGCAGGACGAACCTCGAGCCGAAGTGTGAGTTGATCGGCGACGTCAGCATCGGTCGGTACTGTGCGATCGCTCGTGAGTGTACGTTCCAGGAACCGAACCACGAGACCCAGCGGCCGTCGTTACAGAACAAGCTCTACGCCGACGTGCTCGACAGCGAACTCGAGTCGACCACCAAGGGACCGATTACGGTGGGCAACGACGTCTGGATCGGCGCGCGCGCGACGGTGCTCTCGGGCGTGACGATCGGCGACGGGGCGATCGTGGGTGCCGGGGCGATCGTAACCGACGACGTCGAACCGTACGCCGTCGTCGCCGGGGTCCCCGCCGAGCGCGTCTCCTGGCGGTTCCCCGAACCCGTCCGGGAGAAGCTCCTCGAACTCGAGTGGTGGAACTGGGACGAACGGACGATACGGGCTAACCGCGACTTCTTCGAACGCGACCTCACAGGTCCCGAGGACGTCCCGACGGTCGACGAGGGCCGCGTGACCGAACCGCCGACTCGAGATCTCGAGGGACGGTCGCCGCCGCTTCAGGAGTGA
- a CDS encoding energy-coupling factor transporter transmembrane component T family protein, producing MLTYEPDDTLAHRLDPRSKLAVQIGFAATALAHTSPRALLALTVVAGLLLAAARVPLGRALAAYRFALVLLVVAPVVAALTVGPPWIDLERGVTSAQASYRVLLILLVSAAYVRSTPVRDSRAAIQRTIPGKPGQLLGAGVALVFRFLPVLKADLRTIRDAEAARLGTERGPLERTTTLGVLGLTRAFDRADHLALALRARCFAWNPTLPALSFARLDVPALVLAVGLALSAVL from the coding sequence ATGCTTACCTACGAACCCGACGACACGCTCGCCCATCGGCTCGACCCGCGCTCGAAGCTAGCCGTCCAGATCGGCTTCGCAGCGACCGCGCTCGCTCACACGAGCCCACGGGCGCTCCTCGCCCTCACTGTCGTCGCGGGACTGCTGCTCGCGGCTGCACGCGTCCCGCTCGGACGAGCGCTCGCGGCGTACCGTTTCGCACTCGTGCTCCTCGTCGTCGCACCGGTCGTCGCCGCGCTCACGGTCGGCCCACCGTGGATCGACCTCGAGCGAGGGGTGACCTCGGCGCAGGCGAGTTACCGCGTCCTGTTGATCCTGCTCGTCAGCGCTGCCTACGTGCGTTCGACGCCCGTCAGGGACTCCCGCGCGGCGATCCAGCGGACGATCCCCGGTAAACCAGGGCAACTGCTCGGTGCTGGCGTCGCGCTCGTCTTCCGCTTTCTCCCGGTACTCAAAGCCGACCTCCGGACGATCCGCGACGCCGAGGCCGCCCGCCTGGGTACGGAACGGGGGCCACTCGAGCGGACGACAACACTCGGCGTTCTGGGGCTAACGAGGGCGTTCGACCGGGCCGATCACCTCGCACTCGCGTTGCGAGCACGCTGTTTCGCCTGGAACCCGACGTTGCCGGCCCTCTCGTTCGCTCGACTCGACGTGCCCGCGCTCGTGCTCGCGGTGGGGCTGGCGCTGTCGGCGGTTCTCTGA
- a CDS encoding energy-coupling factor ABC transporter ATP-binding protein, translating into MIEFRNVSFAFDDVPVLDDVSVTIDDGAFVLLAGANGSGKTTLLRHCNGLLTPDEGAVLVDGTPVVDDLVNARSAVGMVFQHPRDQFVAATVGADVAFGPENLGLDHETIDRRVETALSAVNMAGREDDRIDQLSGGEQARVAIAGALAMDPSHLVLDEPFTGLDEPARRSVLEHLAALGDDGTGVVLATHDLRDVLELADRVIAMADGRIVVDGTSERARSELADLAVRVPDRKQTEPTASDSPADRPG; encoded by the coding sequence ATGATCGAGTTTCGAAACGTCTCGTTCGCCTTCGACGACGTTCCCGTCCTCGACGACGTCTCCGTGACGATCGACGACGGCGCGTTCGTCCTGCTCGCGGGGGCAAACGGTAGCGGGAAGACGACCCTCCTGCGCCACTGCAACGGCCTGCTCACGCCCGACGAAGGGGCCGTCCTCGTCGACGGCACGCCAGTCGTCGACGATCTCGTGAACGCGCGTTCCGCCGTCGGCATGGTGTTCCAGCACCCGCGCGACCAGTTCGTCGCCGCGACCGTCGGTGCCGACGTCGCCTTCGGCCCGGAGAACCTCGGTCTCGACCACGAGACCATCGACCGCCGGGTCGAAACCGCCCTCAGTGCAGTCAATATGGCTGGCCGGGAGGACGACCGCATCGACCAGCTTTCGGGCGGTGAACAGGCCCGGGTGGCCATCGCTGGCGCGCTCGCGATGGACCCCTCACACCTCGTGCTCGACGAACCGTTCACCGGATTAGACGAGCCCGCCCGTCGATCCGTGCTCGAGCACCTCGCCGCGCTGGGCGACGACGGCACCGGCGTCGTCCTCGCGACTCACGACCTCAGGGACGTCCTCGAACTCGCCGACCGGGTGATCGCGATGGCCGACGGTCGAATCGTCGTCGACGGGACGTCGGAGCGTGCGCGATCCGAGCTTGCGGACCTCGCCGTTCGCGTCCCTGATCGAAAGCAGACCGAACCGACAGCGAGCGATTCGCCGGCCGACCGACCCGGCTGA
- a CDS encoding biotin transporter BioY, whose protein sequence is METERTAPELVEDAAVGRFARAALLAALMGASVVVTIPLPFSPVPITLQVLFVFLAGLLLGPVWGTVSILLYLTAGAIGIPIFSGMSGGLGPLFGPTGGYLWGYALGAGVIGLFVHRGTDLRDPADASLPLVVGALLIGLIVIYGLGTGYMAWLQQLTATEALLAGAVPFLPGDLLKLVAAIAIVKSRRIVSV, encoded by the coding sequence ATGGAAACCGAACGAACCGCGCCGGAACTCGTCGAGGACGCTGCCGTGGGGCGCTTCGCGCGTGCGGCGTTACTCGCGGCGCTGATGGGGGCATCGGTCGTCGTCACGATTCCGTTGCCGTTCTCGCCCGTACCGATCACCCTGCAGGTCCTGTTCGTCTTCCTCGCGGGGCTGCTGCTCGGACCGGTCTGGGGGACCGTCTCGATCCTCCTCTACCTGACCGCGGGTGCGATCGGCATTCCGATCTTCTCGGGGATGAGCGGCGGGCTCGGGCCCCTCTTCGGTCCGACCGGCGGCTACCTGTGGGGATACGCGCTCGGAGCGGGAGTGATCGGCCTGTTCGTCCACCGCGGAACCGACTTGCGCGACCCGGCAGATGCCTCCCTCCCGCTGGTGGTGGGCGCACTGCTGATCGGCCTGATCGTCATCTACGGGCTGGGAACCGGCTACATGGCGTGGCTCCAGCAACTGACGGCCACCGAGGCCCTGCTCGCCGGCGCTGTCCCGTTCCTGCCGGGCGACCTGCTCAAACTCGTCGCCGCAATCGCCATCGTCAAAAGTCGACGGATCGTCTCGGTGTAA
- a CDS encoding DUF7282 domain-containing protein gives MNRRTLVVASIALVMATSMIALPLLGGGFGGLGGEETDSGEDDDSSAFEAVDDGAEEGVEETEDGDSSPLDLVSMSTAAAESGDGDGGSDDDAASDDVLASLDGGDAVAQLEDDEATVVEDGVDDGIELAQSQGVEVTQEQRAAALEGASVAAEQHQEASSEQIQQATAGAVYGAVMQEQRVEVEQIQSVVVGATDGALAQHQTAEASQIQHAAWGATHGAIAQEQHVTVEQLQFASFGGAAGAASAAGEYDVDHKPTIQEAAQGASYGVLEQYQRITAEQRQQVTVEHVQYAAAGASAGAVEGTTEAALEQDQRIEVEQYQEVDLKQVQKAAKGAGAGALVQRQDVTVEQTQSAAWGASSGALKQVQSIDIEQIQRVTTGQIQEAARGAATGSITQSQEASVEQIQAAADGAAHGTLIQRQEVSISQVQYAAIGAAEGAVETAIQEQVVEIEQIQAAAWGAGEGAVTQTQVVEVTQVQSLAHGGAAGALTQHQEATVEQTQIAALSACEETARVIQEQRVSITQIQTISSEIAGDAAAYAVAEETTDRIEISQYVEIEVVQIVEQVDELEGTASITFSDQESDGDSVVVDSVDLSEGGFVAVYGGVAADVDPADLRGASGYLEPGEHEDVEIDLDEPLAESGPMVAAVHHDTTDDETFQYAETDGTEDEPYVTAAGAPVVDGAFITVADPEPEPETTLEVADQEGDGETLLIDEANASVDYVVSTEYDGDRVDSETMAADDALEAFELELDPPLEDDATVDVSVRDAETDDELASETIEYTLEEEPEPPEPEATLEVADQEGEGDLLFFDEASATVDYFVTVTDEGGDGERIGENGPYTGDETIGGVAVPLDPPLEDDATLEVAVVDAADDEVLASETIEYTLEEDPEPPEPEATLEVSDQDGDGESVVVDEASATEPYALSVTDEDGEQLGLSIPFSADETVENESIGLDPALEDDSTLEVSVVSIDGLDDPDETDDLDGDEPVLASETIEYTIDPTPPAYDVEFVTCQQATITGEFEDGDWVIVATGFYESGGFGNTMGEYGVNVGEDVEAPFEGTITFEVGEEFTVTETGEGATVEVPPGDFGAAITGIVSPESTPGEIDHPNPDASDCIAEVRPELPDIGVEEIESTDDGFDVTFEYDNPNDAALLVDSTLVEGTTDDEPIDELEPGQDEFTVAWTPETDDEQLVWAVDMSLYDYDEILYAATPPAGEIDPEDPAEFAVEIVDAPTELEQGEDLEVEAEIENVGGEEGTQEIVLGVADEDRDVLEVTLEPEATETVTLSTETDDLEPGEYPVTVASEDDEDETTVTILPVEAEGEFTIFDLSGPSTGVAGEGVTIAATITNEGDGTDEQAVTYSVDDEPVDEETIELEPGEFEVLTFSTTLPEGVSTHTVATDDDEASLTIEATTVPGVDDALEDDEDPEVPEPEPEEPEPEVPEPEPEEPEPEPDDDDQIEDDADDGEPEEIEPPAAD, from the coding sequence ATGAACCGACGGACGCTCGTCGTCGCCTCGATTGCCCTCGTGATGGCAACGAGTATGATCGCCCTTCCGCTGCTCGGCGGCGGGTTCGGTGGGCTCGGAGGTGAGGAAACCGACTCCGGCGAGGACGACGACTCGAGTGCGTTCGAGGCGGTCGACGACGGAGCCGAGGAGGGTGTCGAAGAAACTGAAGATGGCGACTCGAGCCCGCTCGACCTCGTGTCGATGTCGACGGCAGCAGCGGAGAGCGGGGACGGGGACGGTGGGAGTGACGACGACGCAGCCAGCGACGACGTTCTCGCGTCACTCGACGGTGGTGACGCGGTCGCACAGCTCGAGGACGACGAGGCGACCGTCGTCGAAGACGGCGTCGACGACGGGATCGAGCTGGCCCAGTCACAGGGCGTCGAGGTCACCCAGGAACAGCGCGCGGCGGCACTCGAGGGTGCGTCGGTCGCAGCCGAGCAGCACCAGGAGGCCTCGAGCGAGCAGATTCAGCAGGCGACCGCGGGTGCGGTCTACGGCGCCGTGATGCAAGAACAGCGCGTCGAGGTCGAACAGATCCAGTCCGTCGTCGTCGGGGCGACCGACGGCGCGCTCGCCCAGCACCAGACTGCAGAGGCGAGTCAGATCCAGCACGCTGCGTGGGGCGCCACCCACGGCGCGATCGCCCAGGAACAGCACGTGACCGTCGAACAGCTCCAGTTCGCGAGCTTCGGCGGCGCAGCGGGGGCCGCGAGTGCAGCCGGCGAATACGACGTCGATCACAAGCCGACGATCCAGGAGGCCGCACAGGGGGCATCCTACGGTGTCCTCGAGCAGTACCAGCGAATCACGGCAGAGCAGCGCCAGCAGGTCACCGTCGAACACGTTCAGTACGCCGCGGCGGGCGCGTCCGCGGGTGCCGTCGAAGGGACGACGGAAGCGGCGCTCGAGCAGGACCAGCGAATCGAGGTCGAGCAGTATCAGGAAGTCGACCTCAAGCAGGTCCAGAAAGCGGCGAAGGGTGCGGGCGCGGGTGCGCTCGTTCAGCGACAGGACGTGACAGTCGAGCAGACCCAGTCGGCGGCGTGGGGTGCCAGTAGCGGCGCGCTGAAGCAGGTTCAGTCGATCGATATCGAGCAAATCCAGCGTGTGACGACGGGCCAGATTCAGGAGGCTGCCAGGGGAGCGGCGACGGGTTCGATCACGCAGAGTCAGGAGGCGAGCGTCGAGCAGATTCAGGCTGCCGCAGACGGCGCTGCCCACGGCACGCTGATCCAGCGCCAGGAGGTGTCGATCTCGCAGGTCCAGTACGCGGCGATCGGTGCCGCAGAGGGCGCCGTCGAGACGGCGATTCAGGAGCAAGTCGTCGAGATCGAGCAGATTCAGGCTGCCGCCTGGGGCGCTGGCGAAGGGGCGGTGACCCAGACGCAGGTCGTCGAAGTCACGCAGGTTCAGTCACTGGCACACGGTGGGGCGGCTGGCGCGCTCACCCAGCATCAGGAGGCGACGGTCGAACAGACCCAGATCGCCGCCCTGAGCGCCTGCGAGGAGACTGCCCGCGTGATCCAGGAGCAGCGAGTGAGTATCACCCAGATCCAGACGATCTCGAGCGAGATCGCCGGTGACGCAGCGGCCTACGCGGTCGCCGAGGAGACCACCGATCGCATCGAGATCAGCCAGTACGTCGAAATCGAGGTCGTCCAGATCGTCGAGCAGGTCGACGAACTCGAGGGGACGGCCTCGATCACGTTCTCGGACCAGGAGAGCGACGGTGACAGCGTCGTCGTCGATTCGGTCGACCTCTCGGAAGGCGGCTTCGTCGCGGTCTACGGCGGTGTCGCGGCGGACGTCGATCCGGCCGACCTCCGCGGGGCCTCGGGCTACCTCGAGCCCGGAGAACACGAAGACGTCGAGATCGATCTGGACGAGCCGCTCGCAGAGAGCGGGCCGATGGTCGCCGCGGTCCACCACGACACGACCGACGACGAGACGTTCCAGTACGCCGAGACCGACGGCACGGAGGACGAACCCTACGTGACCGCAGCCGGTGCACCCGTCGTCGACGGTGCGTTTATCACAGTAGCGGACCCCGAACCGGAACCAGAAACGACCCTCGAGGTCGCCGATCAGGAGGGTGACGGCGAGACGCTCCTGATCGACGAGGCGAACGCGAGCGTCGATTACGTCGTCAGCACCGAGTACGACGGCGACCGCGTCGACAGCGAGACGATGGCGGCCGACGACGCCCTCGAGGCGTTCGAACTCGAACTCGACCCGCCACTCGAGGACGACGCCACGGTCGACGTCTCGGTCCGGGACGCAGAAACCGACGACGAACTGGCGAGTGAGACGATCGAGTACACGCTCGAGGAGGAACCGGAGCCGCCCGAACCCGAGGCGACCCTCGAGGTCGCTGACCAGGAGGGGGAGGGGGACCTTCTCTTCTTCGACGAGGCGAGCGCGACGGTCGACTACTTCGTCACCGTCACCGACGAGGGCGGGGACGGCGAGCGCATCGGCGAGAACGGACCGTACACCGGCGACGAGACGATCGGCGGCGTCGCGGTCCCGCTCGACCCACCGCTCGAGGACGACGCAACGCTCGAGGTCGCCGTGGTCGACGCGGCCGACGACGAGGTGCTCGCGAGTGAGACCATCGAGTACACGCTCGAGGAGGATCCGGAGCCGCCCGAACCCGAGGCGACCCTCGAGGTGAGCGACCAGGACGGTGACGGCGAATCGGTCGTCGTCGACGAGGCGAGCGCGACGGAGCCGTACGCACTCTCCGTCACCGACGAGGACGGCGAGCAACTGGGTCTGAGCATCCCGTTCAGCGCCGACGAAACCGTCGAGAACGAGTCGATCGGCCTCGATCCCGCCCTCGAGGACGATTCGACGCTCGAGGTCTCGGTCGTCTCGATCGACGGGCTGGACGACCCCGACGAGACCGACGACCTCGACGGCGACGAACCGGTCCTCGCGAGCGAGACCATCGAGTACACGATCGATCCGACGCCGCCCGCCTACGACGTCGAGTTCGTCACCTGCCAGCAGGCGACGATTACCGGGGAGTTCGAGGATGGTGACTGGGTAATCGTCGCCACGGGCTTCTACGAGTCCGGCGGCTTCGGCAACACGATGGGCGAGTACGGCGTGAACGTCGGCGAGGACGTCGAGGCCCCGTTCGAGGGGACGATCACCTTCGAGGTCGGCGAGGAGTTCACGGTCACCGAGACCGGCGAAGGCGCGACCGTCGAGGTCCCACCGGGTGACTTCGGCGCGGCGATCACCGGGATCGTCTCACCCGAGTCGACGCCGGGTGAGATCGACCACCCGAACCCCGATGCGAGCGACTGCATCGCCGAGGTTCGACCCGAACTGCCCGATATCGGCGTCGAAGAGATCGAGTCGACCGACGACGGGTTCGACGTGACCTTCGAGTACGACAACCCCAACGACGCTGCGTTGCTCGTCGACAGCACGCTCGTCGAGGGAACCACCGACGACGAACCGATCGACGAACTCGAACCCGGCCAGGACGAGTTCACCGTCGCGTGGACGCCCGAGACCGACGACGAGCAACTCGTCTGGGCGGTCGACATGAGCCTCTACGACTACGACGAAATCCTCTACGCGGCGACCCCGCCCGCGGGCGAGATCGACCCCGAAGATCCCGCCGAGTTCGCAGTCGAAATCGTCGACGCCCCGACCGAACTCGAGCAGGGCGAGGACCTCGAGGTCGAGGCCGAAATCGAGAACGTCGGCGGCGAGGAGGGTACCCAGGAGATCGTTCTCGGAGTCGCCGACGAGGATCGCGACGTCCTCGAGGTCACCCTCGAGCCCGAGGCGACTGAGACGGTCACGCTCTCCACGGAGACCGACGACCTCGAGCCCGGCGAGTACCCCGTCACGGTCGCGAGCGAGGACGACGAGGACGAGACGACGGTGACGATCCTCCCCGTCGAGGCGGAGGGCGAGTTCACGATCTTCGACCTCTCCGGGCCGTCGACCGGCGTCGCCGGCGAGGGCGTGACGATCGCCGCGACGATCACCAACGAGGGCGACGGCACCGACGAGCAGGCGGTGACCTACAGCGTCGACGACGAGCCCGTCGACGAGGAGACGATCGAACTCGAGCCCGGCGAGTTCGAGGTCCTGACGTTCTCGACGACGCTGCCCGAAGGCGTGTCGACGCACACGGTCGCCACGGACGACGACGAGGCGTCGCTGACGATCGAGGCGACTACCGTCCCCGGCGTGGACGACGCACTCGAGGACGATGAGGACCCGGAGGTACCTGAACCAGAGCCAGAGGAACCGGAGCCGGAGGTACCTGAACCAGAGCCAGAGGAACCGGAGCCGGAGCCCGACGATGACGATCAGATCGAAGACGACGCTGACGACGGCGAACCAGAGGAGATAGAGCCGCCCGCGGCCGATTGA
- a CDS encoding DUF7545 family protein: MSDDVATVTLTIDADDDTTDEVEVPAGLLELVAEGDQETAEIVGDVVALSFASRAHHVVHHGHGHGDDGDLEAQEQTMMDLFEERFGVTFGEATGHQH, translated from the coding sequence ATGTCCGACGACGTAGCAACTGTTACGCTCACGATCGACGCCGACGACGACACGACCGACGAAGTCGAAGTTCCCGCAGGCCTGCTCGAGCTCGTCGCCGAGGGCGATCAGGAGACGGCCGAAATCGTCGGCGACGTGGTCGCACTCTCGTTCGCCAGCCGCGCCCACCACGTGGTCCACCACGGACACGGCCACGGCGACGACGGCGACCTCGAGGCACAGGAACAGACGATGATGGACCTCTTCGAGGAGCGATTCGGCGTCACGTTCGGTGAGGCGACCGGTCACCAGCACTGA
- a CDS encoding HIT family protein, with product MDQVFAPWRIEWIRREEKNPEVDSCVFCELPERDADRENLIVARSDHAFVMLNNYPYNPGHAMVIPRTHTGEYGDLEDETLLDHARLKQRTFDALTVALEPDGFNAGLNLGDGAGGSIGDHLHTHVVPRWQGDTNFMPVLSDTTVIVEALEETYDRVHDAFAAQDGATVAESDAAVSFE from the coding sequence ATGGATCAGGTATTCGCGCCGTGGCGTATCGAGTGGATCAGACGGGAGGAGAAGAACCCGGAGGTCGACTCCTGTGTCTTCTGTGAACTGCCGGAACGCGACGCCGATCGCGAGAACCTGATCGTCGCCCGGAGCGACCACGCGTTCGTCATGTTGAACAACTACCCGTACAACCCGGGCCACGCGATGGTGATCCCCCGGACACACACCGGCGAGTACGGTGACCTCGAGGACGAAACGCTGCTCGACCACGCCCGGTTGAAACAGCGGACCTTCGACGCCCTCACGGTCGCCCTCGAACCGGACGGCTTCAACGCGGGGCTGAACCTCGGTGACGGCGCAGGTGGGTCGATCGGTGACCACCTCCACACCCACGTCGTGCCCCGCTGGCAGGGCGATACGAACTTCATGCCGGTGCTGAGCGACACCACGGTCATCGTCGAGGCGCTCGAGGAGACCTACGACCGGGTCCACGACGCGTTCGCCGCACAGGACGGTGCGACCGTGGCGGAATCAGACGCCGCCGTCTCGTTCGAGTGA
- a CDS encoding acetate--CoA ligase, which produces MGNERPDWRLETAPARRRRQPVAFSREAEPLAKDCRERFDREWPDCWMAAAAELDWHEPPEAVLDDSDAPFYRWFPDGRLNAAENCVDRHLEDRKNQLAIRWEGKRGEKRDYTYHDLHRESTALAATLRDLGVSEGDVVTFALPTLPELPIGMLACARIGALHNVVFAGFAPDALVERMTAVDSSALVTCDGYYRDGLAIDQKRKTDAALAALESTVPTVVVDRLGASHEVELEAHQYDYDDLIDQYRGTDVEPVSRAATDPLFHIHTSGTTGEPQRMTHATGGYLAGVTWSARAVFDLAPGTTYWCTADVGWITGHSYVVYGPLARGATVVLAEGNPRYPARHRPWKIIERNGVEVFYTTPGMVRTFMKWGESFPAAHDKSSLRLLGTVGEPIGPDTWKWYYTHVGEERCPIVDTWWQTETGSVVLSTLPGVDEMKPGAAGPPLPGMDVSVVDDEGRELPPGEPGYLTIERPWPSMLAPLESDHYWVLAEYWQEFSDDRADSWRYITGDRAVADEDGYVTIIGRADEVVTIGNRRLGTAELEAAITSVEGVTEAAAVAGSADGDTDLYVFATTAQERDTRDRAAIREAVADAMAERVGEFARPAAVVFTPELPETHSGKTMYRILERIVEDRPLEDSAPLRNPEIVGEIATLWARE; this is translated from the coding sequence ATGGGCAACGAGCGACCGGACTGGCGGCTCGAGACGGCTCCCGCGCGCCGGCGTCGACAGCCAGTTGCATTCAGCCGCGAGGCGGAGCCGCTCGCTAAGGACTGTCGCGAGCGGTTCGACCGCGAGTGGCCCGACTGCTGGATGGCAGCAGCGGCGGAACTCGACTGGCACGAGCCACCCGAAGCGGTTCTCGACGATTCCGACGCGCCGTTCTACCGGTGGTTTCCGGACGGGCGGCTGAACGCCGCCGAAAACTGCGTCGACCGCCACCTCGAGGATCGAAAGAACCAGCTGGCGATCCGCTGGGAGGGAAAGCGCGGAGAGAAGCGAGATTATACGTACCACGACCTGCACCGTGAGTCGACGGCACTTGCAGCCACACTGCGGGACCTCGGTGTGAGCGAGGGCGACGTGGTGACGTTCGCGCTGCCGACGCTCCCGGAGTTACCCATCGGGATGCTCGCCTGTGCCCGCATCGGGGCGTTGCACAACGTCGTCTTCGCTGGATTCGCCCCCGACGCGCTGGTCGAGCGCATGACTGCGGTCGACTCGAGCGCGCTGGTCACCTGTGACGGCTACTACCGCGACGGGCTCGCTATCGACCAGAAGCGCAAAACTGACGCGGCGCTCGCGGCCCTCGAATCGACGGTGCCGACGGTCGTCGTCGACAGGCTGGGTGCGAGCCACGAGGTCGAACTCGAGGCCCACCAGTACGATTACGACGACCTGATCGACCAGTATCGGGGCACGGACGTCGAACCAGTCTCTCGAGCGGCGACGGACCCGCTGTTTCACATCCACACCTCGGGGACGACCGGCGAGCCCCAGCGGATGACTCACGCGACGGGCGGCTACCTCGCGGGGGTGACCTGGTCGGCCCGGGCGGTGTTCGACCTCGCGCCGGGGACGACCTACTGGTGTACGGCCGACGTCGGCTGGATCACCGGCCACTCCTACGTCGTCTACGGACCGCTCGCGCGTGGCGCGACGGTCGTTCTCGCGGAGGGCAACCCCCGGTACCCTGCCAGACATCGCCCGTGGAAGATCATCGAGCGAAACGGCGTCGAGGTGTTCTACACCACGCCAGGGATGGTCCGGACGTTCATGAAGTGGGGTGAGTCGTTCCCTGCGGCTCACGACAAATCGTCGCTCCGGCTGCTGGGGACCGTCGGCGAACCGATCGGCCCCGACACGTGGAAGTGGTACTACACGCACGTGGGCGAAGAGCGCTGCCCGATCGTCGACACCTGGTGGCAGACCGAGACCGGGAGCGTCGTACTCTCGACGCTCCCCGGCGTCGACGAGATGAAACCCGGCGCTGCGGGCCCACCATTGCCCGGCATGGACGTCTCGGTGGTCGACGACGAGGGACGAGAACTCCCGCCGGGTGAACCCGGCTACCTGACGATCGAACGCCCGTGGCCGTCGATGCTCGCTCCCCTCGAGAGCGACCACTACTGGGTGCTCGCGGAGTACTGGCAGGAGTTCTCCGACGACCGTGCAGATAGCTGGCGATATATCACCGGTGATCGCGCGGTCGCCGACGAGGACGGCTACGTCACGATCATCGGCCGGGCGGACGAGGTCGTCACGATCGGCAACCGACGCCTCGGGACGGCCGAACTCGAGGCCGCGATCACGAGCGTCGAGGGCGTGACCGAGGCCGCGGCCGTGGCGGGAAGTGCCGATGGCGACACCGACCTCTACGTTTTCGCGACGACGGCACAGGAGCGGGACACGCGAGATCGGGCAGCCATTCGCGAGGCAGTGGCCGACGCGATGGCCGAACGCGTCGGGGAGTTCGCACGCCCCGCGGCTGTCGTCTTCACCCCCGAACTCCCCGAGACGCACTCCGGGAAGACCATGTATCGAATCCTCGAGCGCATCGTCGAGGACCGGCCGCTCGAGGATAGCGCGCCGCTCCGAAACCCGGAGATCGTCGGCGAAATTGCGACGCTGTGGGCCCGCGAGTGA
- a CDS encoding Zn-ribbon domain-containing OB-fold protein, which yields MSDDVRDGGFDEWLDAAEEGEAYYLECPAEHGSLPPRRVCPTCGSTDLEEQPFPETGEIETYTVTHVPTPAFEQDAPYATAVADFGPLRITGQVVGITPENVEVGLEVELEVTVSETTGERVVGFWPV from the coding sequence ATGAGCGACGACGTCCGCGACGGTGGCTTCGACGAGTGGCTCGACGCCGCCGAGGAGGGCGAGGCGTACTACCTCGAGTGTCCCGCAGAACACGGGTCGCTCCCGCCGCGACGGGTCTGTCCGACGTGTGGCTCGACCGATCTCGAGGAACAGCCGTTCCCGGAGACCGGTGAGATCGAAACCTACACCGTCACGCACGTCCCGACGCCAGCGTTCGAACAGGACGCCCCGTACGCGACCGCGGTCGCCGACTTCGGGCCGCTTCGAATCACGGGACAGGTCGTCGGCATCACTCCCGAAAACGTCGAGGTCGGCCTCGAGGTCGAACTCGAGGTGACGGTCTCGGAAACGACCGGCGAACGCGTCGTCGGGTTCTGGCCGGTCTAG